The uncultured Desulfatiglans sp. DNA window AGAGTACGCCCTCCTGGTCGGGGAACCGGGCCTCCTGTCCTGTTTCGTCGAGGATCACGGGGTCCACCCCGAAAAAGGGGAAGGAGCAGGACCCTGGCTTGATGGGGGCTACGCCGGGCAGGGGGGTGAGCATGTGCCCGCCCGTCTCCGTCTGCCACCAGGTGTCCATGATCGGGCACCAGTCGCGACCAACGTAGTGGTAGTACCACCGCCAGGCCTCGGGGTTGATGGGTTCGCCGACGGACCCGAGGAGTTTGAGCGAGGAGATGTCATGCTTCTGGACCGGTTCAGGGCCTTCCTTGGCGAGGGAGCGGATCAGGGTCGGGGCGGTGTAGAACTTGGCGATGCGGTATTTCTCGACGATGGCCCAACACCGGTCGAAGCCGGGGTAGTTGGGAACCCCTTCGAACAAGACGCTGGTCAAACCATCGGTCAATGGTCCGTAAACGCCGTAGGAGTGCCCGGTCACCCAGCCGATGTCGGCGGTGCACCAGAAGACCTCGTCGTCCTTGAGGTCGAAAACGAGCCGGGTGGTCATCGCGGCGTAGAGGAGGTAGCCGCCGGTGGTGTGGACGACGCCCTTCGGTTTGCCGGTGCTGCCGCTGGTGTAGAGGATGAAGAGCGGGTCTTCGGCCTCCATCGGCTCGGGCTCCACGAAATCGGGCAGGCCCGGATCCTCGAGGGCCTCGTGCGCCCAGACCTCGCGCTTCGGGTCGAGCTGCGGCTTCAGGCCCGCGCGCTCGAAGACGAGCACCGTCTCGACCCCGGGGCAGCTCTTGAGGGCGTTGTCGACGTTGATTTTGAGGGGCACGGGTTTGCCGGCACGGAATCCGCCGTCAACCGTGACGACCAGCTTTGCGCCGCAGTCTCGGATCCGGTTGGCGAGCGCCTCGGCGCTGAATCCGCCGAAAACCACGCTGTGGACGGCGCCGATGCGGGCGCAGGCGAGCATGGTGACGGGCAGTTCCACGATCATCGGCATGTAGATGATGACCCGGTCCCCCTTCTTTACCCCTTTTTGCTTCAAGAGAGCCGCCATCTTGTTGACGCGCGCGTAGAGATCCCCGTAGGTCACGGTGAGGGTTTCCTCCGGGTTGTCCCCTTCCCAGTAGTAGGCGACCTTGTCCTTGAGGGTTTTCATGTGGCGGTCGAGACAGTTGACCGACGCGTTGAGGACGCCGCCGCCGAACCAGGCGATATCGGCCTGGTTGAAATCATAACGTAGTACGAAATCCCACGGCTTGTCCCACGAGAGGTATCTTCCGGCCTGCTCGGCCCAGAATCCGTCGGGGTCCTCGATCGAGCGGCGGTAAAGCTCCTGGTACTGCTCCATCGAGTTGATGAAGGCGACCTTCCGGTAGTCCTCGAGGTGGGCGTCATACCATTTGGGTGCATCCGTCATAGTCCGTCTCCTTTCACGATGTTGGAACCGGAAATGCGCCTGCGGCTGTCATCGCCGGAAAGGTGTGCGCCGGTTCGGTCTGGTTCTGCAGTCGGTCCGGGCTACGGGCCGGCCCCGTCCCGCCCGGTTCTTCGCGCTGCCCCAAGCATGTCGGGTTCGTACTCGTCCCGCTTGAGTATACGCTTTGCTGTGGTTGGAGTCTTCGGCGTCTGTGTCCTCTCCGACTGATCGCCAGGGCTTCCCCCCTCAAAGGTCCCCGGTGCAGGGCGCCGGGGAGGGGAGGTCGTCGAACAGGGTCTTCAGCGTGACGCCGTCGGCGTCCTGCAAGATATCCACCCGGTAGGGCAGCTTCTCGAAAAGCCGGATCATGGCGCGGTTGCCGGCCGAGGTGTAGGCTACGAAGCCGGGGATGCCGTGATTGCGTGCACTGTCCAGGAGCTTTTCCTGGAGGATGGACGAGATCCCTTTGCCCTGCCAGTCCTTGGCGACGCTGTAGGCCACCTCGGCTGGTCCGCCGCCCGGGCTCGAGAAATAGCCGCCGACGCCGATGACCCGTTCGAAGCCGGGTTCGCCCGTGACGGCGAGGATGGCCATATCGTTCACGTAGTCGACCATGAAGACGTCTGCAACGTCTTCCCGGAGAAAACTGGTTTTTTCGTGCAGAAAACGACGGACCACGTCCTGCTGGTCCATGGCGTAGAAATGCTCTTGAACGAGTCTTTCGTCGGTTGGGCGGGCGGGCCTGAAAAAGACCCTGTGCCCGCCGATCATGCGGACTTCCTCGATGTCGAGGGGATAGATGCAGCGCATGGTGTCGGCCAGGGTGCGCTCCTGGCCGAGGAAGCCCCTCTCTTTGGCCTCGTGGAAGAGTTCGTCCCGGAAGTCCGGATGGGCGATGCTGATCAGGGCGAGCGCGCGCTCCTGAAGGCTCTTCCCGAAGAGGTTCACGACCCCGTACTCGGTGACCACGTACTGCACGTCGCCGCGAGGAACGACGACGGCGACGTTTTCCATGAGCGGAACGATCCGGCTGCTCCTCCCGTCCAGGGTCGTCGAAGGGATCATGATGATGCTCTTGCCCTGGGGCGCCTGGCTCGCCCCGCGGACGAAATCCATGAAGCCGTTGACGCCCGTGAAGTGATTGAAGGGCATGGCGTCGGCCGCCACCTGGCCGGTAAGGTCGATGGCCATCCCGACGTTCAGGGAGGTCATCCGGTTGTGGCGGGCGATGATCATCGGGTCGTTCACATAGTCGGAGGGGTGGAACTCGATGCCGGGGTTGTCGTGCAGGAACTCGTACAGGTTGGCCGACCCGATGGCCCCGCTTGCCACGAGCTTCCCCTCGTTGAAGCCCTTGCGGCGGTTGTTGACTACCCCGCTCGAAAAGAGGTGCATGATCCCGTCGGTCAGGAACTGGGTGTGGACCCCGAGGTCGTTCTTGTCCGAGAGGCCGAGCAGCAAGGCCTGGGGGGTGGTTCCGAGGCTGATCTGCAAGGTCGCGCCGTCTTCGATGAGCTTCGCGGCATGCTGTGCGATCCACCGGGCCGTCGCGAAGTCGGGCGCCTGCCCGATTGTGATCAGGGGTTCGTCATGCTCTACGACGATGTCGACCTCGTTCACGTGGATGAAACTCCGCCCCAGGACGCGCGGCATCTGCGGATTGACCTGCGCGATCACCAAATCAGCGGACTGGGCTGCCGCCATCGTGACGTCGACGCTCACCCCGAGGCTCATCCAGCCGAAATCGTCCGGCTCCGAGACCTGGATCAGGGCGACGTCCAGTTTGAGCTGACGGCTCTTGAAAAGCCTTGGAACGGCCGAGAGGTTGATCGGCGTGATGAAGCGCTTGTTGGCCGAAAGGGCCCGGGGCTTGGCGGAGCCGAGGTAGAAGGAGCGGACGTTGAAGTTGTGACAGGCGGTTTGATCGGCGATCAGGGTGAGAGGGGTGGTCTCCAGGCTGAGGACTCGGACGATCTCCAGATCGGTAAAGGAGGCCGACTGTGCGGCCAGTTCCCGCACCAGGATCTGGGGCTCCCCGCAGGAGGTCCCGATGAACACCCGCTGCCCGCGCTTGATGGCGCGGATCGCCTGCGCGGGGCTCCGGCGCTTCGCGACGTATTGGTCCGGCCAGTAAGGGGTCCTCGTCTTTCCGGAATG harbors:
- the acs gene encoding acetyl-CoA synthetase (Evidence 2a : Function from experimental evidences in other organisms; PubMedId : 10894724, 11359578, 12473114, 1390767, 1479344, 20353449, 21941, 7751300, 9473056; Product type e : enzyme), whose protein sequence is MTDAPKWYDAHLEDYRKVAFINSMEQYQELYRRSIEDPDGFWAEQAGRYLSWDKPWDFVLRYDFNQADIAWFGGGVLNASVNCLDRHMKTLKDKVAYYWEGDNPEETLTVTYGDLYARVNKMAALLKQKGVKKGDRVIIYMPMIVELPVTMLACARIGAVHSVVFGGFSAEALANRIRDCGAKLVVTVDGGFRAGKPVPLKINVDNALKSCPGVETVLVFERAGLKPQLDPKREVWAHEALEDPGLPDFVEPEPMEAEDPLFILYTSGSTGKPKGVVHTTGGYLLYAAMTTRLVFDLKDDEVFWCTADIGWVTGHSYGVYGPLTDGLTSVLFEGVPNYPGFDRCWAIVEKYRIAKFYTAPTLIRSLAKEGPEPVQKHDISSLKLLGSVGEPINPEAWRWYYHYVGRDWCPIMDTWWQTETGGHMLTPLPGVAPIKPGSCSFPFFGVDPVILDETGQEARFPDQEGVLCIRKPWPGMARTVYGDHERFRQTYFSQVPGMYFTGDGAKKDQDGYFWIIGRIDDVINVSGHRLGTAEVESALVLHDLVAEAAVVGMPHPVKGQGIYAFVTLNTGVPKSEELKKELVQMVRREIGPIATIDVLQWADALPKTRSGKIMRRILQKIAAGRVDEIGDTSTIADPSVIETLIKERVGLP
- a CDS encoding GCN5-related N-acetyltransferase yields the protein MAHSGKTRTPYWPDQYVAKRRSPAQAIRAIKRGQRVFIGTSCGEPQILVRELAAQSASFTDLEIVRVLSLETTPLTLIADQTACHNFNVRSFYLGSAKPRALSANKRFITPINLSAVPRLFKSRQLKLDVALIQVSEPDDFGWMSLGVSVDVTMAAAQSADLVIAQVNPQMPRVLGRSFIHVNEVDIVVEHDEPLITIGQAPDFATARWIAQHAAKLIEDGATLQISLGTTPQALLLGLSDKNDLGVHTQFLTDGIMHLFSSGVVNNRRKGFNEGKLVASGAIGSANLYEFLHDNPGIEFHPSDYVNDPMIIARHNRMTSLNVGMAIDLTGQVAADAMPFNHFTGVNGFMDFVRGASQAPQGKSIIMIPSTTLDGRSSRIVPLMENVAVVVPRGDVQYVVTEYGVVNLFGKSLQERALALISIAHPDFRDELFHEAKERGFLGQERTLADTMRCIYPLDIEEVRMIGGHRVFFRPARPTDERLVQEHFYAMDQQDVVRRFLHEKTSFLREDVADVFMVDYVNDMAILAVTGEPGFERVIGVGGYFSSPGGGPAEVAYSVAKDWQGKGISSILQEKLLDSARNHGIPGFVAYTSAGNRAMIRLFEKLPYRVDILQDADGVTLKTLFDDLPSPAPCTGDL